Genomic segment of Apium graveolens cultivar Ventura chromosome 7, ASM990537v1, whole genome shotgun sequence:
gcaccataaaatgacatttctcccaattgagcaccaaattagtttccacgcatcttttgagtacggcgcgcagattattcaaacattcatcatatgaatgtccaaagacggagaagtcgtccatgaacacttcgacgttatttccaatcatgtcagagaatatagccatcatatatctctgaaaagtggccggggcgccacataacccaaacgaaactctacgaaaagcaaacgtgccaaatggacaagtgaaggtagtcttttcctgatcctctggtgcaatacaaatctgattatacccggaataaccatccagaagataaaaatactcatgacccgccaatctgtcaagcatctgatcaataaatggaagagggaagtgatccttccttgtggatttgttcaattttctataatccatgcatactctccatcctgtaactgttcgagtagggatgagctcattcttttcatttgcgaccacagtgatacctcatttcttaggtacacattgtacggggctcacccacgagctgtcagaaataggataaatgatgcctgcatccagccatttcagaatttctttcttcaccacttccttcatgatgggattcagtcttcgctgctgttccacagttggcttactaccttcctctagcagaattttatgcatacaatatgaaggacttatccccttgatgtctgctatggtccatcctatagccgatttgaattctctcaaaatccttaagagcttgtcttcctcactacctgaaaggtcagatgaaataataacaggtaacgtagatgaatcacctaaaaaaacatacctcaagtgttcaggtaatggcttgagctccaaggtaggtgcttcctctattgatggtttgagcttcccctcagcattcttaaggtcagaagtaccaagagattcaaatggtatgtccaactttcgcttccagggagaagcgttcagatattgtaattgctcgttgccatcttcatcatcgctgtcaaaatcccccactaaggccttttccaatgcatcagacattagcatgtgatcgagttccgaagtaaccgcagaatcaatcacatccaattttaagcactcttcatcttctgtagggaatttcattgccttgaatacgttgaaggtcacatcctgatcttggacccgcatagtaagttcacctttttgcacatctatcaaggtacggccagtagccaagaaaggccttcccaagattatgggaatcttcttatcttcctcaaaatccagaataacaaaatctgcaggaaagaagagcttatccaccttgacgagcacatcctccactatgccccttgggtaagtaatggaacggtcaaccaattgtagcgacatgtatgtgggttttggatcaggcagatccagctttttaaagatcgacaacggcatcagattaatgcttgctcccaaatcacaaaggcacttgtcaaaagtcagattgccaatggtgcaaggaatggtgaagcttcctggatctttcagttttggtggtaacttttgctgcagaacagcgctgcattcttccgtgagagcaacggtttcaaggtcatccagtttcaccttccttgaaagaatagtcttcataaacttcgcataactaggcatttgttccagagcctcaacgaaaggtatattgatgtgaagtttcttgaacacctccagaaacttcccgaactgtctatccagcttttgttgctgcaatctcttaggaaaaggtggtggaggatagagctgtttctcccctgtattagcctcaggcagagtgtgttcaacagtagtcttccttggttccgccgctttctccttttgctttggttcttcatctctaattttagcttctccttcttttgccttttcagcatcagctacttttccagaccttaaggtaatagccttgacttgctctttagcttccttcctgcctggtacttccgtgtcactgggaagagtgccaggttgatgattgagcactgtattggctaattgaccgatttgattttccaaggtcttgatagaaaccgcctaactcttgcacaacagcttaagttcctcaaaatcagcacttgtaggtgcagctgtacttccctgttgaggatatgattgccttgtaacATACTACagtggttgctggaatccaggtgggttaaactgtttactcactccttgctgatatggtggctgaatagcattctgattattcccccagctgaaatttggatgatttctgttgttaggatgataggtcgctggcacaggctgctgttgtcgctgataattattcatgtattgaacagattcgttgacaagagaacactgatccgtagcatgagaacctgcacaaagctcacaaaccatagctatttgattaactccatatgtagccagagaatcaaccttcattgatagcgcttggagctgggctgcaatagcggtggctgcatcaacttccagaatacctgctaccttgcctgacgtcatcctctaagttgggttttgatgctcatttgcagccatcgtctctataagattatacgcctcagtatagcttttagcccataaggcgcctccagctgctgcatcgagcatgggccgagattgggcccccaaaccattatagaaaccagtgatcaccatccaatccggcattccatgatgtggacattttctcaacatttccttgtagtgttcccaagcctcgcacatagattctgtaggttgctgcgcaaactgagtaagagcactcctcatagcagcagtctttgccatcggataaaacttcaccagaaactttagcgcaagatcttgccacgtagtgatggacccagctggttcagaatgtaaccagtctttagccttgtccctcagtgagaatgggaaaagcctcaacttgatagcctcatcagtcacgccattatacttaaaagtgctgcagatctcgacaaaattccttatgtgcatgttggggtcttcagttgccgctcctccaaaagaaacagaattctgcaccatctgaatagtgtccggcttgatttcaaaggtgttagcttgaatagccggatgaaggatgcttgactgaatatcatcaattttaggccgagaaaaatccataagagttggatcagcttgaacaatacgatctcccatgtttactggttctttctgctcagttcctaaATCCGAATCCtaaaaatctaacttctccggaatatcaagaacttcgtctgtctcctcagctgtatctaaagtcctcttgcgagcacgagaacgagtttgcataaacgcttgctaaagtacctgaaacacaaccggaaaaaataaataactactacgtcctaatcactgagtcctaatgaccaatgatggtaagtacataaactaaacaaatacgccgagtccccggcagcggcgccaaaaacttgttagggcgaaaatacgcgctaatattcacgcaagtatacgcgttcgcaagtaatatagaatactttctagttcgttcccacagagactcagactaaattattgtctaattaaactcactcaccaatgtatgattacttctcaatgttaagacactaacacttaaaattgttgattaaatattaactacaattaattacttaattaaccacttaactaacacttcaatttatcaataataaaacactcatgagatcacaacttcattattacttccttctatagccattgttattacctttagcatatgacagtgatgatattaatcgaataacacgaaactgataaaagccaactttcattgtactaataccattctaccaaacatccacaattaagatagaagttgaatagtcatcaattatgttgagttcctatatgtctacagaaattgacaacacaacgattttagcacaagttattctttttgattacatagggcaaataaaactgttagagttacccactaatcatgcacaacgtacatgatcctatgctagcatggcaagttctaaatctcaagattcaccgtcgcttcacaagagattaacaccctatcttatatgttcgcgacgcacataagacgaatacgcacaaccaatactagatatcatacaatcatcacacactaaagtattaaacaattaactaaagaattccataataaatccgttgcaaccccatgatcacgattagcccataatagcacttatcgtcatcatgggttcatatgaaatcatgataaacaaacacaagaaaataataactaaactaattatattaaaacagagtacatcacaagagtaaataagttcaaagcaagaaaactagcatccaacgttacaacgaaacaagaatcacaagaagatatgcttcctcttcgttgcggtgtgctaaatcggtcttcttccttatctccttcgctccttgcgaaaaaacacaatcttcttcaatccacgcttgtgaaaacgtctcaaatctatttatataatagtcccataaaactcagattacatagaagtggaaaccaaacagaagtagaagtcctaaaataatttgttttttttttcccgaccctgcgcggccgctcagcatagctgagcgggcgctcacacctttactggaaaaattctgatttcgctccgtttcttcgccgtaatctgcccgtttctttcctctcgcaatggtgaacacatgccaaggcttattcttgatgattcctcccccgaaatgcaactaaaaccctgaaatgcataaacactagaaaaacgcatcaaatacacaaaatacttgatttcaagataccaatttaagccattttaagacgttttaagtggtataaaatgccacttatcaatatgaccttattattttttaataaaattataattaatttataaataggACAATAATGACATTATCGAAGAGCATATATATTCAAAAATGAGCTCAAGCGAAATGGTGTAATCAACGTATGTACTAAGACCATCTGCAACCCAAATGTAAATATTTACTTTTACACTATTTTGGTGTAAACTTGCTATTCAGCCCAATTCTAAAAATTACACTATTTTGGTGTGACTCCAAAAGTTATATTAAATTTGGTGTAATActaaatttttagaatttttgtaTATTTTTATGTTGTCCttgtatttatttaataaaataaatttgtttcATTTATATTTCATcaatttattacttttaaccttatttgtgtattttaataataaaataatttatataatacaaaAATGGTGTTAAATGTAGTGTTGATAAGTTGGAGTTGAATTCAAGAATAATGCTAGGAAACTACTACTTGGGAAAGTGCCGTGCTTTTAGTTAAGGAAGATGTTTGGAAAGATTTGATGAATAATTTGCTAACCAGTAACACGAATAAATGCCTTGCTTAGTACGTACTTGGGTAACTTGCCGGGTCAATGCTCAGCCAAATACGTCGTTATTATTAGAAATTTCAAAGTTAGTACTTGAGATGAGAGTTGAGACTGATTCAACGGGTATACTTTCGCTGGACTTGCCCAAAATTTCCATGGAAATTATTGTATTTTACTCCATTACATCCATCCGATATTTACAGATCAGGTGATCAATTCAACTTTATATTTTAGCGATTGTATTTCTGTTATATTAAGGACGATCGCAAAAACGTTACCCcaaattttttataaaatcacGTGACTCACACATGACTTATTTTAATTCGTGGATGCATATTAATGCACGTGGGTtcctattttattattaaaaaagttACCGACTATTCACGTGACACATCAGATTTGAGAAAATTTTTGAGGTAAAAATTTAGCGTCTCTAGCATTTTCCTACTAAAAATTCGGAATCATTAATTACACGAGCAATTGAAGTGACCGTTCCTTTTCTACGTATGAAATATTTTAACAACCCGAAATAAAATTCGATGTTGTAAATTAAAGCTCCGAATTTGCATAACATTTGGTTCCTAGTTCCTACAGTCACTTGTTTTTCGAATTACGAAATTCgaaatatgatatttatatgtaACATAGAATATTTCGAATagaataaaacaagtgatattaGATTTGGGCAAACTTAAGAATGATATGAAATACATTTGAATATAAACATAATTTGTGCTATCTGTTTATTCGCCAATCATGTTACGATTTAACATTTCAATACAACTCGAGCAGAGTTTTTGTAATTTGCCGTTTGAtggaaaattatatttttcaTACCACCAACTTCTTTAGGAATGAACCTCGAACAAAGCACTTGTTTTCTATCCAAACCTTATCTCGCATGCAGGGCATGTGAACAACAGGGAAGGGGGCACAAATTCGAATAACTATGCTACAAGTCTCAAAACATAACGCTCAAGCCAATATATGACTTACCTGCTAATGGAGAAACACTTTCCGACAACACTTCTGCTAAAAAATCAGTTACTCCCTGATACTCCCTGATTGAGATGCATTATAAAGTTACATCCTTTCTACGAATATGCGAAACCTGCAACCAAGTGCAAGCTATTTATCCACTTCCCAGATATAGCAAAATATAGTAATTAATTCACTGGTGAACAACGATATAATTGATTCAATAGTTATTATCAAGTGTGAAGAAAGTCACTGTTCAGTTTCTTGTGTGAATGATATAATCTACTACTCTCAACCTTATTGTGCTTTATTGCAACCATCTGTAATCCATCTCCTGTTAACAATGGAACAACAGCATAATTTCCTACTTATTCGTGCGAGAAAGACTATGTACAATCCTAGGTTTTACATCACTAATGCGATCATTTTTTTGTTCTCaactcccccccccccccccacaCAAAAATATACGAGGCTGAATCGACCGGAACCAACTAATAAACCCTCTAAAAACGGCCGTAACAGAACACTGTACATTTTAAATAGACTTCCATTTCTAACTGGTTGCCATCCATTAGTTCCATTCTTTCTATAAACATCTAAGACTATAAGCAACCAATACAACTATACAAACACATTACACATTACACACACAGAGATATATagataaatatatatacacacacacatatatacatatatacatataaacatatatacatatatacatatacgtaCTACAATTTGTAAGAAAGGTAGACAGATGAACAAGTAAAGAATACTCATTAACAAAATCAGAAAAGACATACTTCTTCATCTTTAGATAGGAAAGGTAATAATGATAAAATCAGTACCCTGTACAATTTCAATATACTTTTATTTCTAACCTTTTAGAATCCATCAGTATCACTCTTTCCATAAATTACAAGCTAAGACTATTAGAAATCAACACAAACACATATAATACATTTTAATAAGAAAGTTATAAAGATAAACAACTAAGGAATTGTCATTACGAAAATCAGAAATGATGCAATTCTAAGATAGGAAATCTAATTATGGTAAGGGGTTATATATTTTTTATCTATGAAACACAAGTTGAGTGAGTTTGTACAAATGATACATATAGAAGAAGATGAAGTGAAGCAAATAAAGAACAAATGGAAAATGTTAAACTATTCaaaattttacaattttgttAACTTGCAGTAAAGACGAGCACCAGAAAAGATGTACGCAAGATCTGCAGGACCTTTAGAGAACTATCAGAATTCCAATTTTCTTAAGATAAAAGTGTGCTATCCGCTAGGAAAAGCTTCCACTGTTAAAGCTTCTGTTGAGATTCAATTATTAATGCATTCAGCATAATATGAACAGCGGTTTCATAAACAGCATTGTTGTAGTGCATTCCATCTTCCGTACATCGATCCCCACATTTTTGACTCAACAACTTGATATCAAGTAAAAAAGCGGGCCCACCAGATTGACGCAAGAGTTTACTTTGGTACATTTCCCTTTCGTAAGCAGCATACATGGCATCAGTCATCTTTACTTTCTTTTCCTCTGTATTTAGCATTCTATTTATTAATGTTGGAGAACCAAGCCAAAAGAAATGAGGCGTCGGGACAGGAACAGTTCCTGTGATTGGGTCACTTGTCCTATATTCAGGAGAAACCGGTAATGAAGACACCAAATAAGTATTTAACTGTTGTAACGAACTTCCGTACTCGGTCGAATTTGTAATCCTCAGCATATCCCAAAGCCCAGCACCTATCACCAAAACATCAGGGTAAGTCTTGTTTCCCATAAATTCCATTATTATCTCCGTCAAATTTCTTGCGTAAGGAGCCCACAGAAAATCCAACTTTAACCCAATGCCATCAATAACAGCCTGATAATTACTATGCCTCTTAAACAAATCCCCACGAACCGATTCCATCTTTTCAGGACCTAAAACTAAATCCAACAAGGAAACGACAAATAACCGTGCTTGAGAATCCCCTGCCACAACCACCCATGATCCATTTAACAAATCAGATGCATCAACCTTACTCAACTTATGAAATTCGCAGAGGCTATGATTATCCCAATGCCACGACAAATCTTCAGGAACTCTCGAATCATTTAAGGGTCCAGCCTTTTTCCCCGAGTCAAACTTATATTTGACATGATGCAATTGCAATACAGACATGCAAATATTATCTTCTTGTTCGTATAATACAGGCACGGAGGAGGATGCAGTCGGAAATGTATTAACAAAACTGGATACAGAAGTGAAATAAGGCGATAGATGAACACCAACAAAAAGTGCAATAAAGAGTATACCGCTGAAAAAAAGAACTTTATTCCGGCTAAGGTGCCAACCAGCCAATCCCATTGGTACAAACAACACGACTAAGGCCGCCATTATTCCAAAATGGACGGCCCCAAACATTTTAAATTTCTTGATCTTCTATGTTTACGAAATCCTTACAAATCCCTCAAGTACTCTCTTAACAGGTCTAAATACACAAACCCATTTCGCAACACGGGCACAACCAACTTTCAAGATATCACAACAATATAGGCACTTTTAGATCAATGTTCAAGTTCCAAATTTAAAATAGCTGCAAATTTAAATATGCACACTTTTAAATCAGTTTCGGATAAAAAATGCTTAATACAAACATCATAATATCATTGGCGTAGATCTAAATTGAGGTGAATGCAAGTTCAAGCAAAGTAGATGAAATCAAGGAAACAACAAAAAATTAATCAAGAATTGTAGTTAAAATTAAGGAGCAAGAATACAAATATATGCACACATATGTACAAAGAgatacagagagagagagagagataccATTGGAATTGAAGGCCGTGAGACAGTGGAATTGAAACCTAGAAAGCAAATTTTGTGATTTTGTGTGTGAGAGAGTGCGTGAAAGAGGATGGAGAAGCCGATGGCTGGTCGGTGAGGGGAGACAATCAAATGAGTTCACTATTTTGACCCGGCCCGGTTCGATAAACCACAACCAAAAAtgtttttttttttgttttttttgacTTCCAACATTTAagtattaaaataataaaaaagtaTACGAGATAAGCGAGTAACAAACTGCGTTGAATAACAAATTATATTCtatgaaaaatatattttattgagACTACACTTGTAACATTTTTATGCACGATCTTTTACATTCTCCTAACAAACTCAACAACATTACATGTTATATGTTAACGGAGGAATTTTGTGAAAACAAATTCGGAGAGGATTGCTGAAATTGTGACGACGAATGACATTGGGCGTTAGTTGACATAGGGGACGGCGTTGGACATTAGTTGATGTCAGGACATAAGACGTTTGGGGATTAGGATTTTGAATTTGGGGATGTCTAATATCGTATGGATTGTCGAATTACAAGTAAGAGCAAATGTCGAATTCTTTCTATTTCGCAAGAGTTGATTCCTTCCATACAATATAGTTACGTACCCTTATTTATAGGGGATTAAGTCAAACGTAATTATTCGAGAACAAGTAATCAATATGGGTCTGATTTCCTTCTTTAAATGTTTATTAGATCGGACCCTACCTTTAGTGAAGTCATCATAAAACAAGATAATTTAAATATGTACCTATTGATTTAGAAGTTGCTTATCTCCGATTATAAAAGATTTAACAACTTACCCTTATTAAAAAAAGGGACAAATCCATATCGTAGAGCAGAGTTTGAGTCACCACATGTATCAACACAATCAACCAACCTAAACCTTCCTCTGCACCCAATTAACAAAAATCGAGTGTTTTATTTGAAAGAAAAAGCTACTATTCGATATAATTAGAATTCGTATATCTCTAATGTTAAATCTGAAAAATCACTTATTTTGAAGATGACCCAAACTCACTAATTAAccaatatattaaaaaaaatcaattaaaaaccaaaatgtgcattgtgaaacaaaaattataaatatattttctaATTTGAGTGATTCGAGAGAGATAAAACCTCCTTTGCTACCAATCTACCAATCCAAAGCCTCATTTACAACTAATTAACAAAAAACAAAGTTAGCGTTCAACCTAATTAAGGTTCAATAACTGGGCTTTGAAATCTAGGGTTTGAATTTGAGGGTTTTTAGGTTTGAATTTAGGGGTTTGAGATAATTAGGATTTTTGAGTGAGTGAAGTAAGGGTTCGAGTAATGAATTAGTGATTAAGTTTTAGAAAATGGAAAGGATTAATTATTTG
This window contains:
- the LOC141672114 gene encoding protein ALTERED XYLOGLUCAN 9, whose product is MFGAVHFGIMAALVVLFVPMGLAGWHLSRNKVLFFSGILFIALFVGVHLSPYFTSVSSFVNTFPTASSSVPVLYEQEDNICMSVLQLHHVKYKFDSGKKAGPLNDSRVPEDLSWHWDNHSLCEFHKLSKVDASDLLNGSWVVVAGDSQARLFVVSLLDLVLGPEKMESVRGDLFKRHSNYQAVIDGIGLKLDFLWAPYARNLTEIIMEFMGNKTYPDVLVIGAGLWDMLRITNSTEYGSSLQQLNTYLVSSLPVSPEYRTSDPITGTVPVPTPHFFWLGSPTLINRMLNTEEKKVKMTDAMYAAYEREMYQSKLLRQSGGPAFLLDIKLLSQKCGDRCTEDGMHYNNAVYETAVHIMLNALIIESQQKL